Genomic segment of Paenibacillus macerans:
ATTATGAAAAGTCAACTGAACAACAATCGGAAGGAGATTTATTTTAGCTTAACGGATAAGGGAAGACGTGTTTATCATTTGCATAAAAAGCTGCATCAAGAGAAAGAAGAGGGGTTCTACCGATTTATCGAATCCTATTCTGAGACGGAGTTACAGACGATCGGAAAATTTATGAGTGATTTGCTGGCGCGTGCCGAACAACTCTACGGAAGGGAAGTTAGGGAGAATGACGACCTTAAAGATTGAGGATTTGAGATCCAAGATTGAAGGGAAAGAGATTTTAAAAGGGCTCACACTGGAGATTCATGGCGGAGAGATTCATGCGATTATGGGACCTAATGGGACGGGAAAAAGCACATTGGCTTCGGCCTTAATGGGCCATCCCAAATACGAAGTTACGGATGGCAAGGTGACGCTGGACAATGAAGACCTTCTGGAGATGGAGGTGGATGAGCGTGCCCGGGCGGGCTTGTTTCTCGCGATGCAATACCCTAGTGAAATTGCCGGCGTAACGAACTCGGACTTTCTCAGAAGCGCCATCAATGCACGGCGTGAAGAAGGCGATGAGATCTCCCTAATCCGTTTTATCCGTGAAATGGAGAGCAAAATGAAAGGGCTGGAGATGAATCCGGAATTCGCGCATCGTTATTTGAATGAGGGATTCTCCGGCGGCGAAAAAAAGCGGAATGAAATTTTGCAAATGATGCTGCTTGAACCCAAGTTTGTGATTCTGGACGAAGTGGATTCCGGGCTTGATATTGATGCTCTGCGTATTGTGGCTAATGGTGTTAATGAGATGCGCAGCCCGGATCGAGGTTTTTTAATCATTACCCACTATCAACGCCTGTTGAATTATATCACTCCGGATTTTGTGCATGTCATGATGCAAGGCCGGATTGTCAAATCCGGCGGCCCGGAGCTTGCCCATCGTCTGGAGGCTGAAGGGTACGATTGGGTCAAAGAGGAGCTTGGGATTACGGATGAGACAGTGGCAGAAGAAGTTTAAAAGCTGAGGAGGAAAAGCAAGTGGGGACACAAGCCATAAATTTAATGAACGCGAACGCTTTACGTGCTTGGTCAAGTGCTATAGGTGAGCCTCATTGGCTGCTGGAACGCCGGATTCAGGCACTCAAGCTGGCAGGGACGCTGGAGCTGCCTAAAGTGGAGAAAACGAAACTTGAGAAATGGGATCTCTACGAAACCGGAGATTACAAAGCGGAGAAGCCGTGGTCAAGTTTGGAAGAGGCGCCGGAGGTTGTTCGAGGTTTGGCTGCTTCTCCAGTGAAAGGCGGACTGATCGTTCAGGCCAATTCGGATGTAGTGTATACGGAATTGGCCGAGAGCTTAGCCGCCCGGGGAGTTATTTTAACGGACCTGCACACTGCGGCAAAAGAGCATGAGGAATTGGTTCAACGTTATCTCTATCAGGCAGTGAAGCCGGAAGAGCATCGTTTATCTGCTGCACACAGCGCCTTATGGAGTGGCGGCGTTTTCCTATATGTCCCGGACGGTGTCGAGGTTGAAGCGCCGATTCAGGCGATCTTTCTTAACGATACCAGCGGGGTGCGTTTCGCTCCTCACGTCTTAATTGTGGCCGGGAGCAACAGCAAGGTCACTTATGTGGATCATTGTTTGTCGAGCGGGGATGATGTTAAGGCGTTGCATAACGGTGTGGTTGAAGTCTTCGCGGGGGCAGGCTCAAAGGTGCAAGTCGCTTCGGTTCATCAGCTTGCTGCAGGAACAACGGATTTCACCGAGCGGCGAGCGGTTGTTCTTGCCGATGGCGCGGTGGAATGGATTATCGGCGAAATGAATAAGGGGAATACCGCCAGCGATACCAAGACATTGCTTCAAGGCAATGGGTCGGTATCCGACACGAAGGTGATTGCGATTGGCACGGGCATTCAAAAATCGAGCTACACCACGCAAGCCCAGCATTTTGGCAGAAGCTCGGTGAGCCAGATGATTACGCGTGCCGTCATGCTTGAGGAAGCTACCGCCATTATCAACGGAATTACAAAGATTGAAAAAGGCGCTACCCATTGCGATGGTCAGCAAACCGAACGCGTGCTTATGTTAAGTCCTAAAGCGCGCGGCGATGCCAATCCGATCCTGCTGATCGATGAGGATGATGTAACCGCTGGCCATGCTGCATCCGTGGGGCAGGTCAATGCGGAACAAATCTATTATCTGATGTCGCGCGGGATATCACGGAGTGAAGCTGAATATCTTGTTATTTTCGGATTCCTCGCTCCTGTCATTTCGGAAATTCCGCTGGAGGGAGTTCGCGGTCGTCTGCAAGATTTGGTGGAGAGCAAGCTTGGCAGATCCTAGCAAATCAAATGAGTCCTGAAAGGTTAAAAGGAGTGTTACTAATGGCTAAAAAAGCGCCGGATATGGGCGAATATAAGTATGGGTTTCGAGACCAGCACCAGTCTATTTTTCAATCCGGAAAAGGCCTGACTGAAGAGATTGTCCGGGAAATTTCCCGAATCAAGGAAGAGCCGGAATGGATGCTCGATTTTCGGCTGAAAGCTTTGAAACAATTCTACAAAATGCCAATGCCTGGGTGGGGAGCGGATTTGGCCGGGCTAAATCTGGATGACATCCAATATTACGTTCGCCCTTCTGAAAAACAGGGGAAGACCTGGGAGGAGGTTCCTTCCGAGATTAAAGCCACCTTTGACAAGCTGGGGATTCCTGAGGCGGAGCAAAAGTTCCTGGCGGGCGTATCCGCTCAATACGAGTCGGAAGTCATCTATCACAGTATGCGGAAGGAACTGGAGGAGCAGGGCGTTATTTTCCTTGATACGGATACGGCCTTAAAGCAATATCCTGAAGTGTTCAAGCAATATTTCGGTACGATCATCCCGCCCGCCGACAATAAATTTGCGGCGCTTAACAGTGCGGTTTGGTCGGGCGGCAGCTTTGTATACATTCCGCGGGGCGTTCAGTGTGAGGTTCCGATACAAGGGTATTTCCGTATCAATTCCGAAAATATGGGCCAATTCGAGCGGACATTAATTATTGCCGAAGAGGGGAGTTTTGTCCATTACGTTGAAGGATGTACAGCACCTATTTATAGTACCAGTTCCCTGCATAGCGGAGTTATCGAAATTATTTGCCGGAAAGATTCCCGTGTCCGTTACACAACCATCCAGAATTGGGCTCCTAATATCTACAACTTGGTAACCCAAAGGGCTGTGGCAGAGGAAAACGCCACAATGGAATGGGTGGACGGCAACATCGGCTCCAAGGCAACAATGAAGTATCCGGCTGTAATCTTGAAAGGACGGGGAGCCAAGGGGTCCATCCTTTCCATTGCCGTAGCCGGTAAAGATCAGCATCAGGATGCCGGCGCGAAGGTCATTCACCTTGCTCCCGAGACAACCTCTACGATCATATCCAAATCTATCAGCAAACAGGGCGGCAAAGTCAACTACCGGGGGTTGTCCAGCTTCAGCCGCGATTCCGCAGGGTCCAAATCCAATATTAAGTGCGATACGTTGATTTTGGATAATCTCTCAACATCAGATACCATTCCGTACAATGAAATTAAAAACGATCAGATTACTTTGGAGCACGAGGCAACCGTATCCAAAGTGTCCGAGGAGCAATTATTTTACTTAATGAGCCGAGGGCTTACAGAACAGGATGCCACACAAATGATTGTAATGGGCTTTATTGAGCCGTTTACCAAAGAATTGCCAATGGAATATGCCGTTGAAATGAATCGGCTGATTCAATTTGAGATGGAAGGAAGCATCGGTTAATTTATTCCTTACACCCATCAAGCGTTTTACTTATTAGGTGGCATGGGGTGTGTTTTAATGAAGAAAAATAACTCGGACATCTCAGAATTAGAGCAAATTACTCGCGAGAAAAAGAAAATTCAATTCTATCTGAATATGCTCCTAGGACT
This window contains:
- the sufB gene encoding Fe-S cluster assembly protein SufB, which encodes MAKKAPDMGEYKYGFRDQHQSIFQSGKGLTEEIVREISRIKEEPEWMLDFRLKALKQFYKMPMPGWGADLAGLNLDDIQYYVRPSEKQGKTWEEVPSEIKATFDKLGIPEAEQKFLAGVSAQYESEVIYHSMRKELEEQGVIFLDTDTALKQYPEVFKQYFGTIIPPADNKFAALNSAVWSGGSFVYIPRGVQCEVPIQGYFRINSENMGQFERTLIIAEEGSFVHYVEGCTAPIYSTSSLHSGVIEIICRKDSRVRYTTIQNWAPNIYNLVTQRAVAEENATMEWVDGNIGSKATMKYPAVILKGRGAKGSILSIAVAGKDQHQDAGAKVIHLAPETTSTIISKSISKQGGKVNYRGLSSFSRDSAGSKSNIKCDTLILDNLSTSDTIPYNEIKNDQITLEHEATVSKVSEEQLFYLMSRGLTEQDATQMIVMGFIEPFTKELPMEYAVEMNRLIQFEMEGSIG
- the sufD gene encoding Fe-S cluster assembly protein SufD; this translates as MNANALRAWSSAIGEPHWLLERRIQALKLAGTLELPKVEKTKLEKWDLYETGDYKAEKPWSSLEEAPEVVRGLAASPVKGGLIVQANSDVVYTELAESLAARGVILTDLHTAAKEHEELVQRYLYQAVKPEEHRLSAAHSALWSGGVFLYVPDGVEVEAPIQAIFLNDTSGVRFAPHVLIVAGSNSKVTYVDHCLSSGDDVKALHNGVVEVFAGAGSKVQVASVHQLAAGTTDFTERRAVVLADGAVEWIIGEMNKGNTASDTKTLLQGNGSVSDTKVIAIGTGIQKSSYTTQAQHFGRSSVSQMITRAVMLEEATAIINGITKIEKGATHCDGQQTERVLMLSPKARGDANPILLIDEDDVTAGHAASVGQVNAEQIYYLMSRGISRSEAEYLVIFGFLAPVISEIPLEGVRGRLQDLVESKLGRS
- the sufC gene encoding Fe-S cluster assembly ATPase SufC, which gives rise to MTTLKIEDLRSKIEGKEILKGLTLEIHGGEIHAIMGPNGTGKSTLASALMGHPKYEVTDGKVTLDNEDLLEMEVDERARAGLFLAMQYPSEIAGVTNSDFLRSAINARREEGDEISLIRFIREMESKMKGLEMNPEFAHRYLNEGFSGGEKKRNEILQMMLLEPKFVILDEVDSGLDIDALRIVANGVNEMRSPDRGFLIITHYQRLLNYITPDFVHVMMQGRIVKSGGPELAHRLEAEGYDWVKEELGITDETVAEEV